The following are encoded together in the Strongyloides ratti genome assembly S_ratti_ED321, chromosome : 2 genome:
- a CDS encoding Serine palmitoyltransferase 1, producing MKSIQKDESTFADIIYAFFQSHYAVETLLLGIIVYMLLFRKKAAKKEIVSLLSEEEIEQYINEWEPEPLVPDTPQDHPALNPKFVEGKMGKYIKIDDKECINMATNNFLSLVGDKRIEDVAKKTISKYGVGSCGPRGFYGSVDVHLDLEKEISQFLGTEETVLYSYGFATISSAIPAYAKSGDIIFADKAVNYAIQKGIQASKSKVEWFEHNDMNDLERILKAQQVLDKKDPKKAEKIRRFIVVEGLYSTTADICPLPEILKLKWKYKVRVFVDESLSFGVLGKTGRGVTEHFNINVIEVDMIMASLENAFASTGGFCSGRSYVVGHQRLSGLGYCFSASLPPLLATSVSEALRIIQSEEKKLTLLRVNAKTLYEGLKMILNNTEYSIKGSELSPFLHIIYNGKQSDADQKLDHLVELLFSENIVVTRARYLDKDEKFPQDKSIKVTISSDFTENDMINILNIFKKVLKDA from the exons ATGAAATCTATTCAAAAAGATGAATCAACTTTTGCTGATATTATTTATGCA ttttttCAATCACATTATGCTGTTGAAACATTATTACTAGGAATAATAGtatatatgttattatttagaaaaaaagcAGCTAAAAAAGAGATTGTTTCATTGTTAAGTGAGGAAGAGATTGaacaatatattaatgaatGGGAACCAGAACCATTGGTACCTGATACACCACAAGATCATCCAGCACTTAATCCAAAATTTGTAGAAGGTAAAATgggtaaatatataaaaatagatgaTAAAGAGTGTATTAATATGgcaacaaataattttttaagtcTTGTTGGAGATAAAAGAATTGAAGATGTAGCTAAAAAAACTATATCAAAATATg gTGTTGGTTCCTGTGGTCCTCGTGGATTTTATGGTAGTGTTGATGTACATTTAgatttagaaaaagaaatatcaCAATTTCTTGGAACAGAAGAAACAGTTTTATATTCTTATGGTTTTGCAACTATTTCATCTGCCATTCCTGCATATGCCAAATCGggtgatataatttttgccGATAAAGCTGTAAATTATGCCATACAAAAAGGAATTCAAGCATCAAAATCTAAAGTTGAATGGTTTGAACATAATGATATGAATGATTTAGAAAGAATACTTAAAGCTCAACAagttttagataaaaaagatCCTAAAAAGGCAGAAAAAATACGTCGTTTTATAGTAGTTGAGGGTTTATACTCCACCACAGCAGACATCTGCCCATTAccagaaattttaaaacttaaatGGAAATATAAAGTTCGTGTATTTGTTGATGAGTCTTTGTCATTTGGTGTACTTGGAAAAACAGGACGTGGTGTGACagaacattttaatattaatgtaatTGAAGTTGATATGATAATGGCATCCTTAGAAAATGCCTTTGCATCAACAGGTGGTTTTTGTTCTGGAAGAAGTTATGTTGTAGGTCATCAAAGATTATCTGGACTTGGATATTGTTTTTCTGCCTCTTTACCACCTTTATTGGCTACCTCTGTCAGTGAGGCTTTAAGAATAATTCAAAGTGAGGAGAAAAAACTTACACTTTTAAGAGTAAATGCCAAAACATTATATGAAGGATTAAAgatgattttaaataatacagAATATTCCATCAAAGGATCTGAATTATCTccatttttacatataatttataatggTAAACAATCTGATGCTGATCAAAAATTGGATCATTTAGTTGAATTACTTTTTTCTGAAAATATTGTAGTTACCAGGGCAAGATATTTAGATAAAGATGAAAAGTTTCCTCAAGATAAATCTATTAAAGTTACCATATCTAGTGATTTTACTGAAAATGACATgatcaatattttaaatatttttaaaaaagttttaaaggatgcataa
- a CDS encoding cGMP-dependent 3',5'-cyclic phosphodiesterase, with protein sequence MLIIINKNFFYIILFRYIKYTIKLALKTCCSIFCCSSKSCSYDGSGENGNKKTLQHKKLPKKEYNQSIIENFDCHASVSSSNKSGNGRKISPIMGVPPIQDHVIIRQKAEIHDSNYANGTVHHHDNCPNGGHKVSTLILRNDSFNNPENSCIDDSSTFSEKEAYLDIRKISFDLPSTKSSNIINPIRKLSYHQAMECRKLSSTSCYSWKTISSIESLNDNKKCLSYSPSTYKTINNPSILHNLPTEKIYLPSQNISNTLNTKQKNTNNLKYEIHYKNFLDSNYYMNAKKASIESYTDTDYLITQREQIADHSNKNSNNIHKSSINDKNKERCITKIDGDVEIEDCLNNINTEESTSDNKNFISNVRISSTPCSQKSSITSQNEYLPNNISIYSSEKNLKTNISNDYGMIDTCKNLINTTNNSSFLTLPTINVDFEDSSDSDSSFATSPSFPMQRKVSLMPALTEEDLLNSDLGYKDPLSIAKVFGENFASQITFKNDNNIDGLLNDGKKQCTIGDDWIDLQFNSNSPLWPFKARDRSLPSGVPSIKILVKKNQKNKVGKAGEGIEKGEICEKNFSKNIEDFVVDKINSLDGSNNYISKIQQNSNIRSGQIDEIENNSDYQECLIPLPKISNIPISKQSSHSSPKNIHFTKSCDIKSLSKLPNFSPEFTKNLEISSYKSFDMEKSSQNILEENLKNILSENTDMIAFQQAINKWLKEQSGVETLAFVLVTQDSDVSFATVAGTVSLKSPIICCLSESLIQFFDSKIKNKTNKCDFEECHLKDLPNQDLEKFDSLLITMLLQLYSPDMSDQINSITKNIKQIYERCSILPIRGSNELVSALLVMHQKPSLRDNQISKIIPHLPMVGSLLRILFNIEDQKKMAMQSEIFFSMTQNVFSSMRDMNELVRNIIKEAKQLVNGEACSLFLLDRENNELVAEVFEENCKTGEYLKEIRMPIDQGIVGYVARTGQTQNVPDVNSNPYFYPKIDEKTGFVTRNILCVPIRDNTSGDLVGVAEVCNKIGAPSFTKHDEKIANTFTILCGMSISHCLLYRKLQEYHRRNHMAAEVLVQGSTMSISPEDILRLSFRKIPEPTSFHHNFNSFQFIPRSIGTGDIYVEASLSMFDELGFIEKYRIRQSTLAKFLLMVQRGYRDVPYHNWSHAFAVAHFCYLLLKLPTVKKALTDLQRLSLLVACLCHDIDHRGTTNAFQLQSKTPLAQLYSSEGSVLERHHFAQTVTILGMDECNIFNQLSRSQYQTVLGHIRQVILATDIAVHLSRADDIRRMVETGFDPQNKDHNDRFLCLLMTASDLSDQSKDFRNTKSIAENIYKEFFSQGDLEKQMGNTPNEMMDREKACVPLIQLNFMDKVALPVFYNLAQLLDELEPTYKTLQTNRRCWEILNELIQEKNDSFKGLEYLRDSELETCVIERFKKEVESEKNLSN encoded by the exons atgttaattattattaataaaaattttttttatattattttatttagatatataaaatatacaatcAAGCTGGCATTGAAAACGTGTTGTTCTATATTTTGTTGTAGCTCAAAGAGCTGTTCCTATGATGGTTCTGGAGAAAATGgcaataaaaaaacattacaacataaaaaattaccaAAAAAAGAGTATAATCAAAgtattatagaaaattttgattGCCATGCAAGTGTATCTTCTTCCAATAAATCTGGAAATGGAAGAAAAATATCACCAATAATGGGGGTACCACCAATACAAGATCATGTCATAATCCGCCAAAAAGCTGAAATTCACGATTCTAACTATGCAAATGGAACCGTCCACCACCATGACAATTGCCCAAATGGTGGACATAAAGTTtcaacattaattttaagaaatgaTTCTTTCAATAATCCAGAAAATAGTTGTATTGATGATTCTAGTACATTTTCTGAAAAAGAAGCATATTTagatataagaaaaatatcaTTCGATCTTCCATCAACAAAATCATCTAATATAATTAATCCTATACGTAAGTTGTCTTATCATCAAGCAATGGAATGTCGAAAATTATCATCTACATCATGTTACTCATGGAAAACTATATCTAGTATTGAAtctttaaatgataataaaaaatgtcttTCATATTCTCCAAGTACTTACAAAACCATAAATAATCCATCtattttacataatttaccaacagaaaaaatatatttacctagtcaaaatatatcaaatacattaaatacaaaacaaaaaaatactaataatttaaaatatgaaattcattataaaaattttttggattctaattattatatgaatGCAAAGAAAGCATCTATAGAAAGTTATACTGATACtgattatttaataacaCAAAGAGAACAAATAGCAg AccattcaaataaaaatagtaataatatacataaatcttcaataaatgataaaaataaagaaagatGTATTACTAAAATTGATGGTGATGTTGAGATAGAAgattgtttaaataatataaatactgAAGAAAGTACATcagataacaaaaattttatatcaaatgtAAGAATTTCCTCAACACCATGTAGTCAAAAAAGTTCAATTACCAGtcaaaatgaatatttaccaaataatatatcaatttattcctcagaaaaaaatttaaaaacaaatatatctAATGATTATGGTATGATAGACacatgtaaaaatttaattaataccACTAACAATTCATCCTTTTTAACACTTCCAACAATTAACG ttgatTTTGAAGATTCCTCTGATTCTGATTCATCATTTGCAACATCTCCATCTTTTCCAATGCAACGAAAAGTATCGTTGATGCCTGCATTGACTGAAGAAGATTTGTTAAATTCAGATCTTGGATATAAAGATCCTTTGTCAATAGCAAAAGTTTTTGGTGAAAATTTTGCCTCacaaataacatttaaaaatgataataatattgatggTTTATTAAATGATGGAAAAAAACAATGTACAATTGGTGATGATTGGATTGATTTACAATTTAATTCAAATTCTCCATTGTGGCCTTTTAAGGCAAGAGATAGATCATTACCAAG tGGTGTACcttcaattaaaatattagttaagaaaaatcaaaaaaataaagtaggCAAGGCAGGTGAAGGTATTGAGAAGGGTGAAATTTGtgagaaaaatttttctaaaaatattgaagattTTGTGGTTGATAAAATCAATTCATTGGATGGCtctaataattatatttctaaaattcaACAAAATTCAAATATTAGATCAGGACAGATTGatgaaatagaaaataattctGATTATCAGGAGTGTCTAATACCATTAccaaaaatttctaatatacCAATATCAAAGCAATCATCACATTCTTCACCAAAAAACATACACTTTACTAAAAGCTGTGATATAAAGTCACTATCTAAATTACCTAATTTTTCTCCtgaatttacaaaaaatttagaaatttcATCATATAAATCATTTGATATGGAAAAATCTtctcaaaatattttagaagagaatttaaaaa atatattatCAGAGAATACTGATATGATAGCATTCCAACAGGCAATTAATAAATGG CTTAAAGAACAGTCAGGAGTTGAAACATTAGCTTTTGTATTAGTTACACAAGATAGTGATGTTTCTTTTGCAACTGTTGCTGGGACAGTTAGCTTAAAATCACCAATAATATGTTGTCTTAGTGAATcattaatacaattttttgattcaaaaataaaaaataaaaccaaTAAATGTGACTTTGAAGAGTGTCATTTGAAGGATCTTCCAAATCaagatttagaaaaatttgataGTCTACTAATTACAATGCTTCTTCAATTATATTCACCAGATATGAGTGATCAAATAAATagtataacaaaaaatattaaacagaTATATGAAAGATGTTCAATTTTACCAATAAGAGGTAGTAATGAATTAGTTAGTGCTTTATTAGTGATGCACCAAAAGCCAAg TTTACGTGACAatcaaatatcaaaaataataccACATCTACCGATGGTTGGATCATTATtaagaattttatttaatattgaagatcaaaaaaaaatggcaaTGCAAAGTgagatatttttttctatgacacaaaatgttttttcttcaatga GAGATATGAATGAACTtgtaagaaatattataaaagaagcAAAACAATTAGTTAACGGTGAAgc atgttcattatttttattagacagagaaaataatgaattgGTTGCTGAGGTATTTGAAGAAAATTGTAAAACAGgggaatatttaaaagaaataagaaTGCCAATTGATCAAGGTATTGTTGGGTATGTAGCAAGAACAGGTCAAACTCAAAATGTTCCCGATGTAAATAg tAATCCTTATTTTTATCCAaaaattgatgaaaaaaCTGGATTTGTTACAAGAAACATTCTTTGTGTTCCAATTCGAGATAACACTTCTg GTGATTTGGTTGGGGTAGCAGAagtttgtaataaaattggGGCGCCATCTTTTACAAAACATGATGAAAAAATTGCCAATACATTTACAATATTGTGTGGAATGAGTATCTCTCAT tgtTTATTATACCGTAAACTTCAAGAATATCATCGTCGTAATCATATGGCTGCAGAAGTTTTGGTTCAAGGTTCAACAATGTCAATTTCACCAGAAGATATTTTAAGACTTTCATTTCGTAAAATACCTGAACCAACGTCATTTCATCATAACTTCAATAGCTTTCAATTTATTCCTAGAAGTATTGGAACAGGTGATATATATGTTGAAGCATCATTATCAATGTTTGATGAATTAggatttatagaaaaatacaGAATTCGCCAATCAACATTagctaaatttttattaatggtTCAACGAGGTTATAGAGATGTTCCATATCATAATTGGTCTCATGCATTTGCTGTGGctcatttttgttatttactattaaaattacCAACTGTTAAGAAAGCTTTAACAGATCTTCAAAGATTATCATTATTAGTAGCTTGCCTATGTCATGATATTGATCACCGCGGAACAACAAATGCATTTCAATTACAATCTAAAACACCACTTGCACAATTATATAGTTCAGAGGGTTCTGTTCTTGAAAGACATCATTTTGCACAAACTGTCACAATTTTGGGTATGGATGAAtgcaatatttttaatcaattaTCCAGATCTCAATATCAAACAGTTCTTGGACATATACGACAAGTTATCCTAGCTACTGACATTGCTGTTCACCTTTCTCGTGCAGATGATATTAGGAGAATGGTTGAGACAGGATTTGATCCTCAAAATAAAGATCATAATGATAGATTTTTGTGTCTTCTTATGACAGCTAGTGATCTCTCAGATCAAAGTAAAGATTTTCGAAATACAAAATCAATTgctgaaaatatatataaagaattttttagcCAGGGTGATCTAGAAAAACAGATGGGAAATACACCAAATGAAATGATGGATAGAGAAAAAGCATGTGTACCACTTATACAACTTAATTTTATGGATAAAGTTGCTCTTCCTGTTTTCTATAATTTAGCTCAATTATTAGATGAGCTTGAACCTACATATAAAACTCTTCAAACAAATAGAAGATGTTgggaaattttaaatgaacttattcaagaaaaaaatgattcatTTAAAGGTTTAGAATATTTAAGAGATTCTGAACTAGAGACATGTGTTATtgaaagatttaaaaaagaagtagaatcagaaaaaaatttatcaaattaa
- a CDS encoding Peptidase S9, prolyl oligopeptidase, catalytic domain and Peptidase S9B, dipeptidylpeptidase IV N-terminal domain-containing protein: MLKKEMIKEGTGKELLKISSNENDFTSVEVEQKNWKGISIALAVIFIMCLIIILCVLLLTPLSKSSKELRTPVGISDILEYSLVPLVDGLEWLENNHLLVKTYDNNITSIDMNNIPFISKTFIKDEIKNRYNYLEKIYPGKDDQLFVVAKNVFNQRIMKIIDPIVGDYINLDDDLDEVIGKVSFVWGPKKNQFAVVIGSNIYVKIPEKSNTFKITNISEEESQYIYNGITDWMYFEEIFQKNEAMWWSKSGKYLAYLTLNDTNVYRQNIPVFQKKTHPLMDKVFYPKVSDKYLPIPTLNIWSLDDGISQKMRIVLKNNDLSTYLYSASWHTFHGNEYLLAVWANRIQNIVTVTLCSYNEKTCILNFQQKYIIDKRRLNAETNEWQIRYSTNDAYFVILPQKNKNGNIYSQVAKVTVNPKLTNSHEVFLHQGSYDVSEILYVDKKKNILYFVAAAPDPKQQHIYSISILTNSSSVKNIAQCITCNIFPDCTYQEGNISPNGKNIYIHCRGLGIPRTFIAKIDKIKNYSTTIQDINIMKNIYSSKKLPKIVYDEITLPHGNKAFIEILVPEGYSLDSKVDRLPVIVDVYGGPGVQKVTENMLNLLSMSMVFASTRKYVVIFIDGRGTMNRGWNMKEPRYGNFGTVEVEDTIDATKLLLQKYSLLDSTKVGIWGWSYGGFLTAKVIQKDNDNIFKCGCSIAPVTNFFYYDAAYTERYMGLENNKGYAETDLTQGSLTNFKNKKYLIIHGSADDNVHLQNTMNFVINLVSQNIDFDMMIYPDDQHGIMNGKKHLYNKLDNFFNKCFYKNNNT; this comes from the exons TACAAGTGTTGAAGttgaacaaaaaaattgGAAAGGGATAAGTATAGCTTTAgctgttatttttataatgtgtCTTATAATCATATTATGTGTTTTACTTCTTACACCAC tatCAAAATCATCAAAAGAACTTCGTACACCAGTTGGAATATCAGATATTTTAGAATATAGTTTAGTTCCATTAGTAGATGGTTTAGAATGGTTagaaaataatcatttattaGTTAAAACTTATGATAACAATATAACAAGTATTGATATGAATAATATAccatttatatcaaaaacatttataaaagatgaaattaaaaatagatataattatttagaaaaaatttatccaGGAAAGGATGATCAATTGTTTGTCGTTGCAAAGAATGTTTTTAATCAAAgaattatgaaaattattgatCCTATTGTTGGagattatattaatttagatGATGATTTAGATGAAGTTATAGGAAAAGTATCATTTGTATGGGgaccaaaaaaaaatcaatttgcTGTTGTAATTGGTAgtaatatttatgttaaaatacCAGAAAAATctaatacatttaaaattacaaatatttctGAGGAAGAAAgtcaatatatttataatggaATCACTGATTGGATGTATTTTGAggaaatttttcaaaaaaatgaagCTATGTGGTGGTCAAAAAGTGGAAAATATTTAGcatatttaacattaaatgatACAAATGTATATCGTCAAAATATTCCagtatttcaaaaaaaaactcaTCCATTAATggataaagttttttatccAAAAGTTtctgataaatatttacctattccaacattaaatatatggTCATTAGATGATGGTATATCACAAAAAATGagaattgttttaaaaaataatgaccTTAGTACATACTTATATTCAGCATCATGGCATACATTTCATGGTAATGAATACCTTTTAGCTGTATGGGCAAATCGTattcaaaatattgttaCAGTAACTTTATGTtcttataatgaaaaaacttgtatactaaattttcaacaaaaatatataattgataaGAGAAGATTAAATGCAGAAACAAATGAGTGGCAGATTCGTTACTCAACAAATGATgcttattttgttatattaccgcaaaaaaataaaaatggaaaCATTTATTCACAGGTTGCTAAAGTAACAGTTAATCCAAAATTAACAAATAGTCATGAAGTTTTCCTTCATCAGGGATCATATGATGTTTCAGAGATTTTATATgttgataagaaaaaaaatattttatattttgttgcAGCAGCTCCAGATCCAAAACAACAACATATTTATTCTATTTCAATATTAAca aattcatcatcagttaaaaatatagcaCAATGTATAACATGCAATATTTTTCCAGATTGTACATATCAAGAAGGAAATATTTCACCTAatggtaaaaatatatatattcattgtCGTGGTCTAGGAATACCAAGAACTTTTATTgcaaaaattgataaaataaaaaattatagtacAACAATTcaagatataaatataatgaaaaatatttatagttcTAAAAAACTTCCTAAAATTGTTTATGATGAGATAACATTACCACATGGAAATAAGGCATTTATTGAGATATTAGTACCAGAAGGATATTCATTAGATTCAAAAGTTGATCGATTACCAGTTATTGTTGATGTATATGGAGGTCCTGGTGTTCAAAAAGTAACagaaaatatgttaaatttattatcaatgaGTATGGTATTTGCATCAACAAGAAAGTAtgttgtaatttttattgatggCCGTGGAACCATGAATAGAGGATGGAATATGAAAGAACCAAGATATGGAAATTTTGGTACAGTTGAAGTTGAAGATACAATTGATGccacaaaattattattacaaaaatattctcTACTTGACTCAACAAAAGTTGGAATATGGGGATGg AGTTATGGTGGATTTTTAACAGCAAAAGTTATCCAAAAAGATAATgataacatatttaaatgtgGTTGTTCTATTGCTCCtgttacaaattttttttattatg atgcTGCATATACAGAACGTTATATGGGactagaaaataataaaggaTATGCTGAAACAGATTTGACACAAGGTTCtttaactaattttaaaaataaaaaatatttaattattcatGGGTCGGCGGATGACAATGTACATCTACAAAATACTATGaattttgtaattaattTAGTTTCACAAAATATTGATTTTGACATGATGATATATCCAGATGATCAACATGGTATTATGAATGGAAAGAAgcatttatataataaattagacaacttttttaacaaatgtttttataaaaataataatacttaa